In Alnus glutinosa chromosome 7, dhAlnGlut1.1, whole genome shotgun sequence, the sequence TGGGACTGGTGTGCCAAGCTCAAAATCCGACACTACTTCTCTTCACCAATTCATCCCCAAGCCAATGGACAAGTGGAAGCAACTAACAAGACTTTGAAGAAGATTCTAAAAATAAGGTTCCCAACAGAAAATGAGGATGGGTAGAATATATCCCGAAAGTATTATGGTCATACCAGACTACTTCCCAAACCACTACAAGAGAGACACCTTATTCTCTAACATTTGGAACAGAAGCCGTCATCCTAGCAGAGACTGGCTCTCCCAGTTTTTGGATCCATCATTACAATCCCGGTCTCAACAACTCAAGAATCAACTTACATCTTGACCTTTTACATGAAAAACTTGAATAAACGAGGATTCGATTAGCCGCCTACTAGGAAAGAATAGACAGTACTTCAATAAGACCGTGAAAGCCTCTATCTTTCACCCTTGGCGATTGGGTTCTGCGAAAAGTGACTCTGGCTACCAAAGACCCAACCGAGGAAAAATTAGGTCCAATATACGAAGGCCCTTACCGAGTTGTCAAGTGCCACCGCAAGGGAGCTTATCATCTCGAATCAACAACCAAGAAGATGCTCCCGAGACCATGGAACGCAAAGCTTCTACGCAAGTATTATCTGGAATGGGATCATGTATTATGCTCTTCATTTTCAAAGTGAATAAAGATTATGATTCATGCAGCCATTGCTTGTCATTTATTACCGAGACGTCAACACTTTTCCACTTGGCTTTACCAAGCTTCAAGTACAAAAGTAGAGGGGCTATATTTCCAGGGACAGGTTCCAAAAAAGATAAAACTTTTCCACTTAGCTTTAACAAGCTTCAAGTACAAAAGTAGAGGGGCTATGTTTCCTGGAACAGGTTCCCAAAATGATAAAACTTTTCCACTTAGCTTTAACCAAAGCTTCAAGTACCAAAGTAGAAGGGCTATGTTTCTCGGGACAgattcccaaaaagaaaaaacttttccACTTAGCTTCAACCGAAACTTCAAGTACAAAAGTAGAGGGGCTATGTTTCCCGAGACAAGttcccaaaaagataaaacttTTCCACTTAGCTTCAACCAAAGCTTAAGTACAAAATTTTAGGGGTACCCACACCCCAGAATTACCGAGCTTAAAAGATAACACTTTTCCACTTAGCTTCAAAACAAGCTAAGTACAAGTCTCCCTGAATTACCGAGCTTAAAATTCTTTAAGTTCGGTAATCAGGGGTACTATGTGGAAACATAAAGATCTAGCAAACAcaaagacaattttttacatgaatgaaaaacaaaatactttTCATTCATCACAAAAGTTGGTCTTGTACAAGAGGAAGCAAAAGTTACCGGagttacaaaaaacaaaagttaaacATCCAAAAACTAAGATCCGCCAGAGGCATCAAAAGCCCTACTGCTAGAAGAAGTCTCAAGAACATCCGAAAGAACTAAAGGCAAGTCTAGGTCCTCAGGATAACTAGCTCACTGCCCCCACCTTGGATCATCAAGAAACAAGTCTCTCCCCATTTCAATGAGCTCGGTAGTAGCTGACTCAAAGAGATTAAAAAATTCCACTGCAGTCACAGTTTTGGCTTGAAACCATAAGGCCTCAAGGTAAAGAAGAAGCGCCTGGAAACTTTCAAACCCCCAATGAAAGCCTCGAGCCCAACTCTAGTCCCGAACCCAAGGGAGgaaagaaaattgtttgaagAACCGGGTGTCTTTCGACCCTTCATGTTGGTACTTTTTCTTGAGTTTCCTCCCTCGGCTTTCGGCTTTCTCCAACTTCTTGTCAAAGCCTCCCGACTTTCCTGTATATTTTTGCCTGGTTTTGACAACATTCAAGTTAGATTGCACGAGAGCCTTTCTGACTGAAAAGGCCCATCACCTAGCCTCGGTATTATCCAGTCTAGCCTACAAATCAGACACATTCCAAGACTGCTCTCCAACTTAGGCGGTCAAACTATCATTCGAAGCAACCTTCTCCTCAACAAAAGCCTCTTTTCGTAGAATCTCTGTGAGCTCCTGGTCTCATTCAGCCAAAATCTTCTTAAGGTTCTTGACCTTAGGTTCAAGGTTCTTCAATCGAGAAGCTTCATACTCTGAGCTCCTCATTTGGGCCCTCACCTCCACCACCTCTTAAGGGAAACCTCGAAGGAACTGGGTATGCTAATCATATAGAGCCATAAACTTAACAGCATGTTGGAAAAGGATAAAGGAGTTAAGAAGGACCCATAAGATAAAGGAAAGAGCGAAAAAATCAATACAAACATTCATACCACAGTCTGTTGATGGACCAGAATATTAGTGAACCTCTCGGGAGGCACCCGGCAGGATACACTTCCTTGGAGAAAGTTCTTCAGAATCACAGCCCTAACAGCCTCTAAAGGGCAACCAAGCAAGCCATCCAATAAACATCTGATCGGAAACTTCCTCCTGGAGTTGCTCGTCCCGGAAGGGCTCGCAAAACCCAAAGGCCTAACTCCAGGTGGAGTGAAGGGACGAGTCTCGAAAGGAAAAGTGTCTCCCCTTGTGTCCAGAGTCGTTGTAGGTGCTCTTGGTTCTTCCGAGATCAGCGAGGGTGCCTTCAGTACTTCTTGCTCTGAGATCGGAGTAGACATCCTCAGCTCTTCCGTAGCCGGGATTTGCAAGGTCTCAAAAGTCTCGGCCAAAACCTAGGAAGTTTTAGGAGTATCCTCGACAAGAACCGCCCCTGGAGTCAAGGGGGCTGGAGGAGTAAAGAAAAAGGAGCCGGCAATCAAGGGAGAGAGGGAAAAAGACTCGCCTTCGACCTCTTAACAAAAGGTTCGATATCCGAATCTTCAGACTCGGATCCATCCAAGACATGCACAGCATCCACGGGTTCAATTTCCTCTCGGTCCGATATCTCTTCATCGACCAATGCAGAAGGGGTCTGGACGAAGATCCTCGGGTGGACGTAGCAGGCCTCTGAATCGGCTAGGACTTCCTTTAGATGCTGATTTATCTTAGCATGCTTAGTCCTTTTTTCGGCCTCATCACCTCCCCTTTCTCGGGCGTACGAGGCCTCTTCCGAGCCATGGTTTTaactctctagccattgccgtTAGAGTCACCACCTCCGAACCTGATGGCGTTGCCCATTAATTTGCTGACTGACTGCAGAGTTCTCTTTTGAGCCTTGGATGGAGGCTACCTTGGAGCCTAAGACACCTTCTTTTTCCCCTTGTTTGGGGCCTAAGTTACCCTATCCCTCTTAACCTGTCCATTCTTATCTAGAGGGACTCTACCCTCGGGAATCATGTACCCGAGGTACCTCTTCATACTATCATCGGTGACgatattgttaaaatttattCGAGGAAAGTTATTCGCCACCCCAGAGAACTCTATCGTTGTGGCAACCCTCTCAGCTTTAACCCCACTCAActcggggggggggggactcCCTCCCtgaccaaaaaggaaaaaggtggtgtaaaaaaaaaaaaaaagagagagagagagacgataCTTACAGTCATTCTCCAAACGCCTCCACTCTCGATGGATCCTCTGATCTACCGAAAGGGTCTTGGAAGCAGGACATTCCCAATCTCCTGAGATGTAAAAGAACTTGTTGGGCCAGTCTTTATTGTTGGAGTGATTGCCGTGTTAACCATATGAAAATGGGAACTTGGCGAACAGTGAAGGCCACGGCCCCGTCATCATAAGCAGTGGGGTGATAGATGATGAAGAACTCTTAGACAGACATCCGACACCCTTCCAGAACAGTAGGCCAAAGAAGATACGAGGCAAAGAAATGCCTCCACCCATTCGGCCAGATCTGACTCGGAGCAATCCCTAGAAAGTTTACCAGCTCTCGGCCTATCAGGGGAAAGGGAAGGCAAAGTCCTGACATGAACATCCTCTCGTAGAGGCAGATCTCACGACCTTCGAGGGTTTGGGACACCGAATCTTGGAAGTACATGTTGACAAAAGGACAAATGTCGTAGTTATGCTAGAGTATTGGCTCATCTTTAGCCAAGTACTTCGGTCATTATGATCCTCTAAAGGACGCAACTCACAAGCTACATGACCCTGAGCCTCCTCTTCGAGTTGTACAGGATCTTGCACCACCAACTCGAGTTGATGGACCTCCTCGTCCTTGAAGGGAAGATCCGAAATAGGATCTCGGGAGTGAGATGGATACTCGCCGAAAATAGAATAAGACATTGTGCCACCGGAGTTAAGAAAGAAGTTGCTGGAGTTCAATAATACCAAAGGATCAAGAATGCTCGAGAAAAGTTAGAAAGCGAGAGAAATTTAAACAagcaaaattaaatgaaatgggAAAATAGGGAAGGTTTCTATAGAACCGTCCTCGGAAGCCCAAAAGTCGtactttaaatgaaaaatgggtATGATAGACCAGGAACCTAAGCGTCATACTGAAAGGATATGCGGGCACACGAAAATCCCACGGAAACTAGGAATCGAGGAGTCAAATCGGGTGAAGAGAGGGTACACACAAAGCTCGAGGCAATCAATAGGCATGCGCATGAACTACGAGGCGCAGACTACGATGCGAATGACTGAGTGACCAATTGATTGATAGGTTTGCACACGAAGCCCGAGACAATTAAAACCAAATGATTCCCCCAACTGAAGAGTGTCTTGGATAGGAGGAATCGAGaggtaactgttgggaaataTCCTTAACAATTAACAGATTggcttatttattaattaagccCATCTATCAACCGAGAAGGCCAGCCCTGTAAGCTAGCTGGCAAAGCCCAAGGCCCAGGCCCATTCAAGAACAAGGTCAGGGAAACCTGAGCCCATCCAGGAGCAACCCGCGGAAAGCTATGGAGAGATCAAGGTTCCGAGATACCGAGAGGTTTCTAGGGGACGTCGAGTCCCACATTCCGGCTATGGGGGAACCCATGTTCCGAAATGTAGGGACACACGATCCAGGGGAGCGAGAATCCACGTTTTAGAGGCAAATGAAGACCCATGTTCTAGACACATGGGAACCCAAGATTAGGGAGTTGGTCTCCGCCATATACGGGGAAAACCAACTCAACTCTTTACTTTAAATACGTACAAACATTCAAGTATACTCtaactaaaattattttgatttaggcATTAATACACACTCTCCTAagaactgacttaagcatcagagtgggACCAGCTTGCACCCCCAACAAGCAGCCTTACCGACCTTCATTGTTTTGCAGGAAAAGATAAGAAGAACTTTCTAAAAGCTTATGCTGACGTACCGAAAACTATCTTAAGAACATTGGCATATATGTAAACAATTCGACTCCAAATATTATTAAACTTAAGTGAAAGGTTATGTAATCATAATCCTATTAAACTATTGATCAAAGAAGAGAAGGGGTTTCTTATTAGCCTCCTACTTTGATAGAAAGTGGAATTATAGTTGAACAAGGAAACTGGTCATCTCTCTAACCTATGAAATTTACacaaattctataattttttttagagagagagagagagagaaattccATTAGTTTAGTGTAACGTAAGAGAGTCAAGTGAGAAAAATCATTGCTATTATGAATTATAGTATGTGCTTTTAATTgtgaattattaatttattatataaataatgaggtttaataaaatattatgtcAATGTAATTTAAAGTGATTGCttgttttgggaattttttGTGTAAGACAATTAATGGCTAAAGACATAATCCCTTGAATAACTTCGTATTCCGCCGCCGTTCGATCATGGTTTATAAATGAGCAGTTCTACCACCGTCTTCCGCCATGCCATCCATTGGTATTACTGtttcatggatttttttttgttgtcttttattttttcctgtatttttatttctccaGTGTTTTGCAgctctttttatattttgcaaCTTGTTTGTTTTGCGGGTTGCTGGCTCCCAACTCTTAGACGATTTGATCTTATAGTAGAGACTTTTGTAACCGAATTTGTATTGGTTCCTCTCTTTTCTGCAGTCCCTACATCAGACTAAGATAGTGTATATTCTGCTTTAGCCCTTTTCCAGTGGTTGTTGTTGGTTCCAAGTAGGGGTTCAGATAAGTTCGCCTTAATTTGTGCCATTTTTGTTTCTGTAACCACATTGTGCGGCCTCTTAAAAGGACCGAGTCACTTGTTTGACCCATTTTCTACTTATTGTAATTATTCTTCTCGCACTATTTTAGTTTATGTTGAGGAGCCGACCCTATTTTCGGTTTTAGGATCACTCACTCTTTCTTCCATTCGGATTAGGAGTGGGAACTATCCTCCCTGTAACTCTTTCCTTCTTCGattagggaaaaataaaattgagaatttGGTGAAAAAATGTTCAGAACTGAGAGAATAGTCTCTGCTGTTGTGAAGAAATGTAAAGGATTACTCGTCGAATGTAACAATAGGATTACTTAACATTTATTAATGAAGTTGCTGTGTCTATGAGAGTACTTCCGGCAGTGGCTTTCCTGCCAAAAATGCACTCAATAGAACGAGTGATCTCTTTGGCTGTGAAAATGGAGCTTCATGCGATGCTCCTCTAATGGTGGCGAAAGATAACTTGTCACCATATACTTGTGTCCATCCAGCTACCtgcaaagcaaaagcaaaagtaaGAAAGACAAAGTAAAggttttgattgttttgttcAAACACATTCTCAGAAACTCTAACCTGTCTTCCTTCAAACCAGGCTCTGTAAGGCACAGCTGTATCTAGTCCCAACTCCTTGGCCAGTCCATTTACAAGTGTCCGTGTCCCAGTAAGTGGGAGAATCGAATCTTGGTCTCCGCTGCAGAAATTGAGAATCTTGATGATGATGAGTCCATGGATAACAAACTAAAGGAAATAAATGTGTATAAAGTTTGCTTAATCTACCTGTATACCAACACCCGGATGCCAGACTTGACAAGTGCACCCAGAACATGGATGGTAGGTATTTCTAGATTTTGCATGTCATATTTCACGACGCTGTTATTAAGAAAGAAAACCACCAATGTCACAAGAATGAGAACATGCAAGAAGAAACCAATTAGAATGTCTCTTACTGTATGCTGCCATGAACAACCCTGGAATTGGGATATGTTTTGGGGAAAAGCATGGTTATGAAAACATTCAAGAACGCCCATTTTCCACAAGaatgttttcatgtttatttaGGCAATGGATTCTCTACCCATATCAATTAGAGTTAGGTCCTTACTCGCTGCAAATAGTCCATGTGGTGACTCCAATAAGCCGACCATGAAAAGCCTTCTGTACTTCTATCCGGTTCAAGTACTTAATTGTTTCATCTTCCACACAAACATCTATTTTCTCTGTGTCTTGCTACAAGTGGGAGAAAAAATTTTAGCAGAGGAAAACATAAGCAGGTACAAGAAACAGAGGAAACCAGAGTTTCCATACATGTTTGAGACAAGCAACGAAGAAAAATGTGTATGAGAAAAAGCCAATTCTCACCATTTGATTCAACACTTCGGATTGCGAAAGAAGCGATGTTAAACAGACATCAAGAGTGACATCATATGTGTCGACAAACTTACTAATTTCTCTGGAAACTTGGCTAAATACTTTGGAGCAAACAGGGGTGAGAGAGCCACTACTTGCATACTGTCTTCTGATTTGGGAGTAATTACAGATTGAAGTGAAACTTTCAAAAGCTGAATCAGATATTAATCCGTGAGACCATAAGAACTCAGCCCGGGAGTTGAAATCAGTATTGAACTCCAGTAGAGGATTCCCTATCTGCACCCATGGGAATTTGAGCAAATTAAATTTGGGGTAAAAATTTGGGATAAGGAACAATAATATGAGAGGtcccaaaatttatttgaacgtGAATCTCATATGGGTTCTCTCAAGTTAATTACTTAAATGGTTAGAAATTTAATTGCCATGAATCTCAGTCCAAAAAATTGAAGCATCGACTTAATCTTTCTTTCTAAATGGTCCTTTTTCTTCTACTTACAGCTATGCCCTTGAGATTGAATTTTGCGTTAGATTGAATAATGAGGTGTGCAAGTTGTGGAACATAGTGTCCTGGTAAGAAGCAGAAATTTCATCAGTTTCTCCTATCTCAACTGTACAAGTTGTTTCTATTAACTTAGAACACACCTGCATAGCTCTCCCCTGTGATGAAAAAATCTCTACTTTTGTACTCTGGGAATTTTGTGAACCAGCGCTCGAGGAACACTAGGTTGTCTTGTGCTGTAAATGAACAAAACCAGAATATCTATTAAGAATATCTCTTTTGGTGGCACTCATACGTTTGATGGAATAAGTTATGAATTCAAAACCTGTCAGTTCATCGTTCACTGAATCATAGAAAGATGTGTTAGCAGAGTAGGAGAATCCAACTCCTGCTGGTGATTCCAGGTATAACATATTTGCTTCTGTAACAGAGAGAAACTTACAAGTAAATCTGACAATTACTTGAATATAATCTTATGGGCACAGTCACATTCACATTcaacacacaaaacaaaaagtcTTATGGGGTTACCTTTATTCCAGCTATAATAATTTCTGACGAGAATGTCTCCGCTTGGCCTAAAAGGCCCATGCTCGGAAAAGGCTCCAGCTCCAATCGATGAACAGCCAGGTCCTTCAAAACCCATTAAGGATTTCATTCATTCAAGCCAGTTGAGATTTTAGAGcagtttaatatataaaatgataTGAATTTTACCGCCATTCAACCAAAGAACAAGAGGCTTCGAAGCTGGTTCGGTTTCTGCTTCAACGAAGTAGTAAAACAGAGCTCTCTGTTGCTTTTCATCAATGGTTACATATCCTGCATATTGCTGGAAACTGACCTGTGGCT encodes:
- the LOC133874116 gene encoding serine carboxypeptidase-like 45, producing the protein MQHQSWIIIGTICATLVHVCLTLDSPSGDDKIVSLPGQPQVSFQQYAGYVTIDEKQQRALFYYFVEAETEPASKPLVLWLNGGPGCSSIGAGAFSEHGPFRPSGDILVRNYYSWNKEANMLYLESPAGVGFSYSANTSFYDSVNDELTAQDNLVFLERWFTKFPEYKSRDFFITGESYAGHYVPQLAHLIIQSNAKFNLKGIAIGNPLLEFNTDFNSRAEFLWSHGLISDSAFESFTSICNYSQIRRQYASSGSLTPVCSKVFSQVSREISKFVDTYDVTLDVCLTSLLSQSEVLNQMQDTEKIDVCVEDETIKYLNRIEVQKAFHGRLIGVTTWTICSDVVKYDMQNLEIPTIHVLGALVKSGIRVLVYSGDQDSILPLTGTRTLVNGLAKELGLDTAVPYRAWFEGRQVAGWTQVYGDKLSFATIRGASHEAPFSQPKRSLVLLSAFLAGKPLPEVLS